CGTCGAGAAAACGCCGCATCTCATACCCCGGATCGAAAATACGATCTCAATCGACGGCGCCCTCGATGAGCCGGCCTGGGCTGAGGCCCTGGTCATGGGGGTGAATACTCAGGTGCGCCCCGGAGACAATACGGAGGCGCCGGTTCGAACCGATATGCTGCTCGCCTTCAGCGATACCCACTTCTACGTGGCCTTCAGGGCCTTTGATCCCGACCCCTCCCAGATCTACGCCCATCTCTGCGACCACGACAATATGTGGGATGACGAGTGGGTCGTCATTGGAATCGATACCTACAATGACCAGCGGGGCGGTTATGAGTTCGCCTGTAATCCCCTTGGGATTCAGGGGGACACGGCCAGCGGAGTGCACGGTGACGGCAACTCCTGGGATGCCATCTGGGACTCCGCCGGCCAGATCTTTGATTGGGGCTACAGTGTCGAGATGGCGATCCCGTTCTGTGCCATTCGTTTTCAGACAGAGAAATCGACGCAAATATGGGGTGTGGACGCTGTTCGGTCGTATCCACGGGATGTTCGCTATCACCTCAGCCTTTATCCACGGGATCGCGACAATAATTGTTATTACTGCCAGATGGAGAAGATCATCGGCTTTGAGGGGGCGACCCCGGGCAGGAATATCGAGATCGATCCGACGATTTCCGGTATCGCTACGCAGGAGCGCGAAAACTTCCCGACCGGCGATTTTGGGGATGCGCAGGATGACGTCAATATCGGTGTAACCGGACGATGGGGTCTAACGCCGAACATCACCGCCGGCGCCGCTATAAATCCCGATTTCTCGCAGGTTGAGGCGGATGCCTTTCAGCTCGATGTGAATCAGCAGTACGCCCTTTACTATGAAGAGAAACGCCCCTTCTTCCTCGAGAGCGCGGGGGTCTTTGACAATTTTTATTCACGATCGATCGCCTCTCCGCATTGGGGCGCTAAGCTGACAGGCAAAGCTGGAGCGAATGCCTTTGGAGCTCTCGTCGCACGGGATGAGATCACGAATCTCATCTTTGCGGGAAGTCAATTTTCGAGGTCCACATCTCTCAATCTGGAAAGCACTGCCATGGTGGCCAGCTACCAGCGGGATATCGGAGAGCAGTCGACGGTGAATGCTTTTTATAATGGGCGCGAGGCCGACCACTATCACAATCGTGTGGCGGGCGTCGAAGCGGATATTTGGCTGAGTGAGAACACCAAGATTGAAATTGAAGGAAAGAGATCCGATACTCGGTATCCGGATGAATTGGCCGCCGATTATGATCAGCCGGATGGCGAATTCTCCGATGCGATGTTTGCCACGAGCATCGGCAATTACACAAGTGGGTTGGATGTCTATGCCAACTACTCAATATCCGGAGAGGATTTTCGTTCTGATTTGGATTATATGCCGGGAGTGGGTTACTCACATACAGAGGCCGGATGGGGACATACCTGGCGGCGGGGGGCGGGCGGCTGGTGGAACATGCTCAATTTCGGGAGCAGCTATGTATATCAGGAAAATGAGGATAAATCCCCCCGGCGTCGTGGCGGCAACTTCTGGTTTAATTATGCTGGCCCGAAACAATCATATGGTGACCTCAATGGATGGTATGGGAGGCAGACCTACCTCGGGACGGAATTCGACACCTGGAACCTGTCGGCCGATGCCGGCGCCTGGCCCAGTGGATCGGTTTACCTCAGGGGAGATGCGGGCTATGGCGAGGCGATGGACTACCGGAATGCTCGAACGGGCCGGCGCCTAAGCCTCGAGCCCCGGATCGAGTTCAAAATGGGGCGTGGACTCTCTGTCGTTCTGGCGCACACATTTGAGCGCTTTGATATCGATGAGGGCCGGCTCTACACGGCGAATATTTCATATTTAAGGACCATCTACCAACTTAGCCGCCGCGCTTTTGTGAGGGCGATCTTGCAGTATGAAAATTCCGATGAGACCAGACTCTATTCAGGCGAAAACTCCGAATCGAGTTCACTTGCCACACAATTCCTGGTATCGTACAAAATCAATCCACAGACTGTCTTTTTCCTCGGTTATTCCGACGGGCATTATGGGGATCATGATGTCAAGTTGACGCAGGCCGAGCGGACGGTATTTGCGAAGATCGGGTATGCCTGGGTGATGTAGGGAGGCTGTCATGGGATGGATAGGTGATAAACTGGCCCTTTTCTCTAAGAACCTGGAGCAGTACGCGGGCGGTTATGTCCGGGATCTTGTAATGAAGGGCAGTGAGGATTTGGAGGGCCGGGCTGATATCGATGATCTCGCGGTTTGGATGAAGGATGCCATGGATCGACTGACATCCCTGGTCGACGAAGAAACCGCTAAGAAGATCATGACCCAGAATGCCTGCCGCTTTATTGAGGAGACATTTCTTGGCGATACGGCCGGCGCGCTTGCAAAGTTGCGAGCGGTTTATAGAGAGAATAGAGACATCGATGAGATTATCGATTTGATGAATAAGGATACTTCATTCAATAGCGGTTCGATGTTTCCGCGCTATGAGAGAATAGGAAGCACGCTCTTCAATACAAAGAGACCGTGCCGAGCGAAGGAATATGAAGCCGCCGCCAGCCGATACGAGAGGCAGTTGAACTATTGCTACTGCCCCTTCGTGAGGGCTACAAAAGAGAAAATCGCCCCCGTCTACTGCAGCTGTGGCGCGGCCTTCAATAAATTTATCTGGGAGGAGATTGTTGAAGGCGAGGTCAAGACCGAAGTGGTTGAGTCGGTTATGGCCGGCGGCGAAACCTGCCGTTTCGCGATAATATTGCCGGAAGCTTAAATTTGCTTGTCCCTCCCGCCCGAATTTTGTGGTACCATTCCGCTAAGAAATAGACCTTCCTCTATATTTATAAATATGGATGTTTTCTCTCATCCTTCACCCGAAAGGAGGCAGAGAAATGTTCAATCGTATCGTATTTCTCCTATGTTGTTCCCTCCTCATCTTGAGCCCACTGGTCATCCCCGGCGCCGGCGCACAACCGGATCCCGAAGCCGCCGGAGTCATTCCGAAAGCGGCGATTCACGCCGCTCAGCAGGGGCTACAGAGGTTTCTGGATCTCATACCACCCGGCGAGCTGGGCCACTTCGGGTTTCAAGACCGGGGAGAATTGAGCCTGGCCGCTTTGGGCGAGCCCTTCATGATCTATCCCCTGACCGCCGACGAGATTCTCGCGGACGCGGAGGATCTTTCTCGGATGGCCGGCATCCATCCCACCGGCGTTTGGCAGTTCCCCGTCGTCGCTGCCGGAAGCCCGCGGACCCTCTTGACCGTGGATCAAATGCCGGATGGGTGGGAAGCGGTCGATCTGGGAGGTTTGTCCCCGGCGCCTGAGATGGAGGTGTTGGTGGCCCGGTGGCCCGCCTCAGACGGCTACCAATTGAGATACCTCTTCATTTATCAGACCGGGAGCCAGTTCGTGTGGGTCACCGGGAAGGGTGAATCTCAGCTGGTCCCCTTGGAAGCGACAGCCCGTTCGTTGGGACTACTCGATGAGGGCAGCCGGTTCGAGTATCGGCCGATGCCCCTTTCCGAGGCTGTTGCCATTCTGGCCCCTTATGTCCGGCTCGCGCTGGTGCGGCGGCAGAATGAGGGAGAGGAGGGACTAAAATGAAGGATTCCAAAAGGGTAGCCCTGCTTCTGACCCTTGCACTGATGGTCTTCGTCTTTATAATTCTTGCCCCGGGTCGTGGAGCGGCGAAGTTTCTTTCCGTTCCTGTTGTGGGACAAGAACAAACCAATTGGTGCTGGGCCGCCTGTACGGAAGCGGTTCTTGATTACTATGCTATTTCAGCGGAGCAATGCGACATCGCCAATGCGGCCTGCAGTGATCACAGCCCGTCATGGTGCTCCTCCTGTGTCTCTGATCCCGACTATTGCTGCAACAACCCCGGTCATGCGACCTGCTGTAACAAGAGCAATTGTATGTATGGGGCTCCGGGCTGCCTGGCTGATCTCTTGGCAACCTGGGGTTTGGGATCCGCCGGATATGCCGGGGTGCTTTCACTGTCGACCATTAGAAATGACATTAATGTTAATTGCCGTCCCATTATCATTAATTGGTACTGGACGGCGGGGGGCGGGCATTACATCGTCGGGCGCGGCGTGACCAGCGACAATATGATCTATTATATGAACCCTTTGCCCGTGGGATCGGGTGGGTACCATATCGCGAGCTATAATTGGGTTGTCGATAGCTCCGATCATTCCTGGGAGTTCAGCCTCAGGATGGTCTCGGGCCATTATTGCCCGGGCCCGGATGTCGTCGTCTGCGAACCCCAGGGGGGCTCCAACCCGAACCATCCGACGACCTACTGGTACGATGTGACACCCACGACGGGCGGCCGTTGCGATGTGCATCTCGAGACGTTTGATCCCAACTCGAATAATTATACCAATTGGGTGCTGCCCAATGGCTGGTTCCACTATATTTTCAACTATGATGGAAAGTATTGGATCTGCATGTCGAATCCGGGATGCGCCCATCCGATCACGACAACAACCAGGCTCCAGTTTGACAATCCGTATGGAGCCCGCTGGGGGATGTGGGTGACCGGCACCTCCGGTGGCTGACTGTTTGACCCGGGTCTGGCGGACTGGTCAGACGATCATGCAGGAGAGACGGATGGATATGGTTACCGAGTTCATGTGCCCGATACGAGTCTGGCGTCGGCGGTCTCTGATCCCACGCCGGGGGAGGCGTTCTATCTGGGCGAGGGGTATCCACTACCCTTCACCGATACCATCGAGATCCATTTCGAGGTGCCGGTGGAATCCCTTGTTAAGGCTGAAATCTACAATATCCAGGGACGGGTTCTGGCCGTTCTAATAGATCGGAGAATGCCGGTGGGTCTTCACAGGCTCATCTGGGATGGCCGGGAGGACTCAGGGCATCGCGTTGCCCCCGGCCACTATTATTGCCGCGTCAAAATAGCCGGCGCGAGTCAATTCCGGAAGCTTGTCTATGTCCGGTAGGTGAATTTAGTGTTGAGAGTCTTCTCGTGTGTCTTGTGAAGCTATCACGCGAACCGACCGCATTGGTAGCGGTTAGCGGATCATGTTATGGTCGCATAGCATCTTCTGCCATCGGTTGAGGCTTCGATCTCTCCCCTTTATTACCCCAAGCTGGGGTCACTAACTGTCGATATCTCATGAAGACCACCGTTCCGATGGAGACCCTGATATGCATGGGAGTGCTTCCGAATCCCGGCCGCGCCTGGAGGATGGGGAATTGCTTTGGCAACCGTTTGCCGATGCGTCCCCTGTCGGCTTCATGCTTTGCGATGCCGAGCTTCGTATCCTCTACGCCAATACCACGATTCTTGAGAATCTGAAGGTAATCCGTCTATCCGACTTGACCGGCACATCGCTTCAACAGATCGCGCCGAATGCCGCCCCAGAAGGACGGATTGAAGCCTACAACCGGGTGATAGTGACAGGGGAACCGATAACGATTGACGATGCCATGAGGAATTCAAAGCATTGTTTGAGGCGTCACCCCTGGGAATCGGGATTGCGGATGCACGGGAACGAATCCTTTACCATAATCCGGCATTTTCTTCGATGATGGGATACACGGCGGCGGAGTTTCGCCGGCGCACCCTCAAGGATCTCACCCACCCTGACTATCTCGGGCAGCAAATGAAGCTCCATCAGGAGTTGATGGAAGGCAAACGCGAGTCGTATCAGTTCCAAACAAAGAATATTCACAAACATGGGCATGATGTGTACCTCTCTGTCCATGTCACGCCGTTGCGGGATCAGGAAGGGAAAATTAGCCGACTCATAATTATGGCCGAAAATATCACGGATCGCCTGAAATTCGAAAAGGAACTTCGCGATTCGAATGCTTATCTCAAGAGCATCTATGAAGGATCGGATATCGGAGTTTTTGTTGTCGATGTTGTCGGCGATGGTGAGTACAGATATATCGGCATTAGTCCTGTCCATGAAAAGCTAATGCAGCTCAAAAATGAGGATGTCGCCGGAAAGTCACCGGATGATCTAAAATTTCACCTTGGAGAAGAAATCCCAGACTATATCAAAAACGTTTATAATAAATGTGTAAGGAACAAAATTGCCATCGAATCTGAGTTTTTCGGCATCATAGAAGGCAAGGGCGACTGGTGGCTCAATAGGGTGACCCCGCTCATCAATGACGAGGGAAATGTTTACCGGCTTATCGGGACGGGGATTATAATTACCGAACGCAAGATTGCAGAAAAGGCCTTACAGGCAAGCGAACTAAAATTCAGGAACTATGTCAATCATGCTCCCGATGGGATTGTGGTAATGAATAGGATCGGCAATATTGTCGAAATTAATGATGCTGCCGTGACGATCACCGGCTATACACGATCCGATCTACTGAAGATGAATATCATGGATTTTCACGCGGAAGACGAAAGGAAAGAATTCCAAAACCTCTTCCATGAACTGCTTGTGACGGGGAAAATGAACGGCGAGGTGACTTTTCGCCGGAAGAACGGCGGCCTGGGTATGGCGATTATCAGCGCCGTCAGGCTGAGCGATGATAGTTTTCTTAGTTTTATAAGTGACATCACGGAAATGAAACGGCTGCAGAATCTGGAAGCCCGGGCCGAGAAACTCGAATTGGCGGGAACGATCGCCGGTCAGATCGCGCATGATTTCAACAATCTCTTGGGTCCAATAATGGGTTACCCGGAACTCATCCATGAGGAATTGCCGAAGGATCACCCCGCCCACGCATATCTTGAGATCATTGAATCCGCCGCGCATAAAATCGCCAATATCAATCAAGATCTTCTGACGATGAGCCGGCGGGGGCATTATAGCCAGGAAGTGCTGGATCTAAATCTGTTGGTTAAGCAGGCGGCTGCTGAAATGGAAGCATCTTACGACAAAGTAACCGTGGAAACCGAACTTTATGATGGATTGATGTATATTAAGGGTGGCAGTGCACAAATCAATCGCATGCTCGGCAATCTTCTAAATAATGCCTGCGATGCCATGGAGGGTGCTGGCAAGATATACCTCAAGACGGAAAATTACTATGCTGATGTAGCAAGAGTTGGATATTCACGTCTGCCGAAAGGTGAGTACGTCAAATTAACAGTCAGAGACAGCGGATGTGGGATTCCAAATGAGATTCTTCAGAAGATATTTGACCCTTTCTTCACAACCAAATCGGCTGATAGAAGGCGGGGTTCAGGATTGGGACTCAGCGTGGTCGATGCCGTGGTTAAGGATCATGACGGATATATTGATATCGAGAGCATGATCAATGAGGGAACATCCTTCACCATTTATTTGCCGATTACGAGGGAGAATATAAAAGATGATTCTCACGAGGAATTGATCGGAGGCACGGAATCGATGCTGATCGTCGATGACGACGAGATCCAACGAAAAGTGTGCGGCAAACTGTTACAGAATTTGGGCTACCAGGTCAGCGCTGTTGCGAGCGGTGAGGAAGCTGTTGAATTTCTCAAAAATAACCCGCAGGACCTGGTCATTCTAGACATGATTATGCCCGGAGGGTTGGATGGCGCCCAAACATTTCAGCGGCTGCGAGAGATCAATCCGAAACAGCGGACGATTATTATTTCGGGATTTTCAGAATCGGAAAAAGTCCGCAGAGCCCAGCGCCTGGGCGCCGGCGCTTTTGCCGGCAAACCGCTGACAAAGCGAAAATTGGCCGCCGTTGTCAGGAACGAACTCGATGACAGTCGTGGTTTAATGAAGGATTGAGTCAACCCCAGCATTTTGCTTCAGATCGCAACAGACACTCCCATCCGCCTCTGGCGACAAATTCCGTGACAGGAAAGCATCGGGCCCCCGGAGGGATCGCTGTATCATAAATTCACATGAATCAGCTCAAGCCGGACAGAGCGCTGAGTGGCATTGTACGTCAACGACGGATTGTCAAAGGTTCGGCGGGCGGAGGCGTCGTTCTTTTCTCCGCGGCCCAGCACGAACTGCTGCAGGATGAACAAGCCCAGACAAGCTCCGCCGGCAATGGCATACATCTGCGCGGTGCTATCGAAATCCTCCGCCTCGGCAAATTTCTCATCGGCGGCCGTAAGATCGCCATCGTTAAAGAGAACCTTATACTCATCGTAGGCATCGTTACCCTTCGACCATTCGGTATAGGCCAAACCGCCCAATGCGACGCCACCGAGGAGACATCCCCACTTAAAGATCTTTCCCAAAGCCGATCCGCCGGATGCGCCGGATGAGTTATCAACGCCGACTTCGATCATCGGCGGGGTTACCGGCGGGGTCGTGATCGGGGGAGGAGGTTCCGTAGGTTGCGGTGGTGCGAGACTCTTTAGATACTTTGAAGCGCACCAGCCGGTGGCGCCATCCACAAGACGGACTTGCGCCCATCCGTCCCGCACCGCAAGCACGATGACGACCGTTCCCTGGGGAGCCGAATGAATCACCGCATCGCTGGTGCTGGGACCGCTGCGGATGTTGAGGCTGCGGGCTGTAACCTCAGCGGTGCCGAGGAGATCGGTATCATCTTGAGCAAAGACCGCGAGCGGAGACAGGCCTTCTGTTAGGAGGAGTAGCACACAAATGACGGATATCTTCCTACGCATGATATTTCAAGCCCCCTTGTCCTGATTTTGCGGATGGGTGCGGTGCCGGCAGCCAGCCGCCGCTGACACAGCATACTCT
Above is a window of Candidatus Eisenbacteria bacterium DNA encoding:
- a CDS encoding carbohydrate binding family 9 domain-containing protein codes for the protein MKSLAAVLGSLLLSFLVLTILLQTGPVLATDGVEKTPHLIPRIENTISIDGALDEPAWAEALVMGVNTQVRPGDNTEAPVRTDMLLAFSDTHFYVAFRAFDPDPSQIYAHLCDHDNMWDDEWVVIGIDTYNDQRGGYEFACNPLGIQGDTASGVHGDGNSWDAIWDSAGQIFDWGYSVEMAIPFCAIRFQTEKSTQIWGVDAVRSYPRDVRYHLSLYPRDRDNNCYYCQMEKIIGFEGATPGRNIEIDPTISGIATQERENFPTGDFGDAQDDVNIGVTGRWGLTPNITAGAAINPDFSQVEADAFQLDVNQQYALYYEEKRPFFLESAGVFDNFYSRSIASPHWGAKLTGKAGANAFGALVARDEITNLIFAGSQFSRSTSLNLESTAMVASYQRDIGEQSTVNAFYNGREADHYHNRVAGVEADIWLSENTKIEIEGKRSDTRYPDELAADYDQPDGEFSDAMFATSIGNYTSGLDVYANYSISGEDFRSDLDYMPGVGYSHTEAGWGHTWRRGAGGWWNMLNFGSSYVYQENEDKSPRRRGGNFWFNYAGPKQSYGDLNGWYGRQTYLGTEFDTWNLSADAGAWPSGSVYLRGDAGYGEAMDYRNARTGRRLSLEPRIEFKMGRGLSVVLAHTFERFDIDEGRLYTANISYLRTIYQLSRRAFVRAILQYENSDETRLYSGENSESSSLATQFLVSYKINPQTVFFLGYSDGHYGDHDVKLTQAERTVFAKIGYAWVM
- a CDS encoding C39 family peptidase produces the protein MKDSKRVALLLTLALMVFVFIILAPGRGAAKFLSVPVVGQEQTNWCWAACTEAVLDYYAISAEQCDIANAACSDHSPSWCSSCVSDPDYCCNNPGHATCCNKSNCMYGAPGCLADLLATWGLGSAGYAGVLSLSTIRNDINVNCRPIIINWYWTAGGGHYIVGRGVTSDNMIYYMNPLPVGSGGYHIASYNWVVDSSDHSWEFSLRMVSGHYCPGPDVVVCEPQGGSNPNHPTTYWYDVTPTTGGRCDVHLETFDPNSNNYTNWVLPNGWFHYIFNYDGKYWICMSNPGCAHPITTTTRLQFDNPYGARWGMWVTGTSGG
- a CDS encoding T9SS type A sorting domain-containing protein → MPDTSLASAVSDPTPGEAFYLGEGYPLPFTDTIEIHFEVPVESLVKAEIYNIQGRVLAVLIDRRMPVGLHRLIWDGREDSGHRVAPGHYYCRVKIAGASQFRKLVYVR
- a CDS encoding PAS domain-containing protein; the protein is MHGSASESRPRLEDGELLWQPFADASPVGFMLCDAELRILYANTTILENLKVIRLSDLTGTSLQQIAPNAAPEGRIEAYNRVIVTGEPITIDDAMRNSKHCLRRHPWESGLRMHGNESFTIIRHFLR
- a CDS encoding PAS domain S-box protein — encoded protein: MFEASPLGIGIADARERILYHNPAFSSMMGYTAAEFRRRTLKDLTHPDYLGQQMKLHQELMEGKRESYQFQTKNIHKHGHDVYLSVHVTPLRDQEGKISRLIIMAENITDRLKFEKELRDSNAYLKSIYEGSDIGVFVVDVVGDGEYRYIGISPVHEKLMQLKNEDVAGKSPDDLKFHLGEEIPDYIKNVYNKCVRNKIAIESEFFGIIEGKGDWWLNRVTPLINDEGNVYRLIGTGIIITERKIAEKALQASELKFRNYVNHAPDGIVVMNRIGNIVEINDAAVTITGYTRSDLLKMNIMDFHAEDERKEFQNLFHELLVTGKMNGEVTFRRKNGGLGMAIISAVRLSDDSFLSFISDITEMKRLQNLEARAEKLELAGTIAGQIAHDFNNLLGPIMGYPELIHEELPKDHPAHAYLEIIESAAHKIANINQDLLTMSRRGHYSQEVLDLNLLVKQAAAEMEASYDKVTVETELYDGLMYIKGGSAQINRMLGNLLNNACDAMEGAGKIYLKTENYYADVARVGYSRLPKGEYVKLTVRDSGCGIPNEILQKIFDPFFTTKSADRRRGSGLGLSVVDAVVKDHDGYIDIESMINEGTSFTIYLPITRENIKDDSHEELIGGTESMLIVDDDEIQRKVCGKLLQNLGYQVSAVASGEEAVEFLKNNPQDLVILDMIMPGGLDGAQTFQRLREINPKQRTIIISGFSESEKVRRAQRLGAGAFAGKPLTKRKLAAVVRNELDDSRGLMKD
- a CDS encoding SH3 domain-containing protein, with protein sequence MRRKISVICVLLLLTEGLSPLAVFAQDDTDLLGTAEVTARSLNIRSGPSTSDAVIHSAPQGTVVIVLAVRDGWAQVRLVDGATGWCASKYLKSLAPPQPTEPPPPITTPPVTPPMIEVGVDNSSGASGGSALGKIFKWGCLLGGVALGGLAYTEWSKGNDAYDEYKVLFNDGDLTAADEKFAEAEDFDSTAQMYAIAGGACLGLFILQQFVLGRGEKNDASARRTFDNPSLTYNATQRSVRLELIHVNL